The Raphanus sativus cultivar WK10039 chromosome 2, ASM80110v3, whole genome shotgun sequence DNA segment GTTAACACGTTCTCTTCATCTGCCTACGGTTGCagatttgttttagtttattgaaGGAGAGTAGAAGAAAACGAACTTGAAGCGTGAGAAATGAAGAAATCTGGAATCCTTGCAGCCTCCATCTCTGCAGTCGCTTCCGCCACGGCCATCTCCGCCGCGTCTACCAACACCTCCCTATCATTCTCTTTGCCGGAAACCAATCTTTCCCGCCaggtaaaaaaataaacttttttttgggtTTGTCCATAAAGTTAAGCCGTTAAGCACCTCTGTTTTTGCTCGTTTTGAAGTACTTACACACTAGAGCTTTTTTGCTGAATATAAAAAAGTTGCCATAAATAGGTTGTGTTTTCATTGGTTCGGATGTGTAAGGGTAACTAATTAATACTATAAGTATGTGGGTGGTTTTAATTAGGATTCAAAaggaaaacagaggaagaagaaaggttCGGAAGATGAAGGAGATGAAAAGTTTGCTCCAAGGTTTGATGGGTTAAGATTCATCGAGACGCTTGTTACTGCTCATCGATAACCTTTTTGCATTATTCTCATTTGGCAAAAGTTTGCTATAGTTTTTCTCCAATTgatcaaacaacaacaaaatttaCTGATTTTAATGTTTCtccttttcaaaaatttcatcTCACTAACTTTGGTTTATGTGTAACACCTGAGGCATATTCCTATTTGTTGTTCTTGCTAATCATGCCTTCTTATATGTAAGGCCTTGGAGATTAACTCAGCCCATTAGTTACCAAAATGTCACACCTGTTATGACATTCTAGTTTCATGACGACCAGGCTCTGCAGCGTTTCAGATGATACTAGTAGGGTTGTTGATCCGAGATCATATGGGGTTTAAACCCGCATAATGCATGTTATtgagaaaaaagagaaaaacaaacagTTCACGAGAGCCTAACACAAGAAACAAAACTCACATCTATGGTTTTGCAGGAACGAATAAATGGGTCACTCAGCAACTAATTAACGACGGAATcatcataaataatatatctcATGTCATATCGTAACAAATGTCTTTAGAAGAAGTAAAAAAAGAGAACGGTGATAAGCAATGCATGTGTGGAGACTAAAGGGAGTGGTGCATGAGCAGACGAGGTAGCCTGCACGTCGGTGCAATCGAGCCCTTCTTTGCCTTCTTTGCACATGTTTGCGAATATTCCGGGAGGATAACGaccatatatattaatgtaGCTGAACATTGTGGAGGCACAGTCTGTCTTTTCTTCATTAAGAGCTTCCGCGAATGGGCAAGCAAAGTCCTTGAAGGCCGAACAACATGCCTTGGCTGGATAATTTGGTCCTTTGCATTTGCTCGTTATAATTGTGTAATTCTTGCTCGCAAAATCTTCTTTGCATGCTGTGATTATATCAGATCATTAACATGAATCTTGCTTATTAATTACAGTTTTGAGTTTGGATATGCTAATCATGCATGAGTTCTTATTACGATCAATGATTCAAATTTtgtcttagcaaaaaaaatgattcaaacTTTTGAGAGATTATATTTCTTACGTGTCTTTGCCTGAAGAAGAGCTCGGCTTGCGGCTGGATGTGACTCAAATTCATCAACTGCACATATATAAATTCCATTAAAAAGAACTCTAAACAGGTTTTATATATAGACACgaataaaatatcaaatgaCTACAAATTACGAGAGATGTGGAGAGACGAGGCGAGGCCAGACAAAAGGAGGCttagaagaagagaaaccaaACAATGAGGAGAAATCTCCATGCTTATGTTTCTTCCTTCTTTGTATTTGTCTTTATCACATTTGATTTTCTAAACTCTTTTTTTGTTGGtgttatttttgtgtgttttgagtTATAGGAGGAGAGAAAAATGCTGCGGATGTACCGGATAATTACTTAGAATAAACAATATAATCAGTGATATGCCAAaaatactatttactattttaatcTTTCGAAAACCCATCAAATAAACAAACAttctatataaaaaaagaaaacgaataagtatattattttgattcAGCTACCACTAGTTGATATCCATAATCAACTGGGAGACGCCCATCTATTGACCCAGTTCCTCGAATCGTTAAAGGCAACTTGCTCCAATAATTTGATGAGACTTTTGAAAACATTATCACAAACTTGTATATCTATTTTTATGTCTACgtcttcaaaaatattattatatatatcacAAGTTACAACTGTATTCGGATTCCAGTCGGGGTGCTCCATAAGGTGATTTGAATAAACTTTATCTCTACTACCGAATTCTTCTATTTTAgaatcaaaataacaaaataagtatattaGAGATAGTCTAAGTGTTTGGATATACATGAAAATAAAATGTCACTGTTAGATACTATTGAAATAAAAATGTCATCGTTAGATATAACACCATGCTCTCTCGTCAGTGCAAGAATCGAAcaacaacaaataaataatacttGACCCAAAATGTTTTGGTCATGAGATATGGCTCTGTTTATCATAGACGATCGGTTCGAATTATCGGATATGCGTAAGTGATTACAAACGTCAggcaatatattttgtt contains these protein-coding regions:
- the LOC130508127 gene encoding uncharacterized protein LOC130508127 — protein: MKKSGILAASISAVASATAISAASTNTSLSFSLPETNLSRQDSKGKQRKKKGSEDEGDEKFAPRFDGLRFIETLVTAHR
- the LOC130508126 gene encoding GPI-anchored protein LLG3-like, whose amino-acid sequence is MEISPHCLVSLLLSLLLSGLASSLHISLDEFESHPAASRALLQAKTPCKEDFASKNYTIITSKCKGPNYPAKACCSAFKDFACPFAEALNEEKTDCASTMFSYINIYGRYPPGIFANMCKEGKEGLDCTDVQATSSAHAPLPLVSTHALLITVLFFYFF